Proteins from one Bradyrhizobium roseum genomic window:
- a CDS encoding LLM class flavin-dependent oxidoreductase — protein sequence MTRQMALVGFLQAQNCTNLPSSWRHPESRDDSMSADYYQEIARILEAGKFHMAFFDDRLAMPDRYGNDHAHTVEYGIRCVKMDPLVVLTTMGMATTKLGLGSTASTTYFEPFDVARRFATLDLMSGGRAGWNVVTSLNDGEAQNMGKDAHLEHDHRYDRADEFMEVVLGHWDTWEDGALIMDKKTGRFADPSKVKRLDHKGVFYKSRGPFTVPRSAQGHPVIIQAGASGRGQRFAGRWGEVIFTAARTVAAAKEGYAAVRNEAAKAGRDPDQMRLCNLTTPVCAATRAEAEDKMAVINKLPLEIDALSLLAEALNFDFASKPLDEPLTSEDLKSMQGILGIRDGVLKTSGKSNPSARDFVTFSGRGQVHDAIVGGPKEVADRLEEMFVERGCDGFVIAATIVPGSYSDFVQHVVPELQRRGLFHKDYAGKTLRENLGLTRPTAGAWKSTPRVAAE from the coding sequence ATGACACGGCAAATGGCGCTGGTGGGATTCCTGCAGGCGCAGAACTGCACCAACCTGCCGAGTTCATGGCGGCATCCGGAATCGCGCGACGATTCGATGTCGGCCGATTACTATCAGGAGATTGCCCGAATTCTCGAAGCCGGCAAATTCCACATGGCGTTCTTCGACGACCGCCTGGCGATGCCGGACCGTTACGGCAACGACCATGCCCACACCGTCGAATATGGCATCCGCTGCGTGAAGATGGACCCGCTGGTGGTGCTGACCACGATGGGCATGGCCACGACCAAGCTCGGGCTGGGATCGACCGCCTCGACCACCTATTTCGAGCCGTTCGACGTCGCCCGGCGCTTCGCCACCCTCGACCTGATGTCGGGCGGCCGCGCCGGATGGAACGTCGTCACCTCGCTCAATGACGGCGAGGCGCAGAACATGGGCAAGGACGCCCATCTCGAACATGACCACCGCTACGATCGCGCCGACGAGTTCATGGAAGTCGTGCTCGGCCACTGGGACACCTGGGAAGACGGCGCGCTGATCATGGACAAGAAGACCGGCCGGTTCGCCGATCCGTCCAAGGTGAAGCGGCTCGACCACAAGGGCGTTTTCTACAAGTCGCGCGGGCCGTTCACCGTGCCGCGCTCGGCGCAGGGCCACCCCGTCATCATCCAGGCCGGCGCCTCCGGCCGCGGTCAGCGCTTTGCGGGGCGATGGGGCGAGGTGATCTTCACCGCCGCGCGCACCGTCGCCGCCGCCAAGGAAGGCTATGCGGCGGTTCGCAACGAGGCGGCGAAAGCCGGCCGCGATCCGGACCAGATGCGGCTGTGCAACCTTACGACGCCGGTCTGCGCCGCGACCAGGGCCGAGGCCGAGGACAAGATGGCCGTGATCAACAAGCTGCCGCTCGAGATCGACGCGCTGTCCCTGCTCGCGGAAGCGCTCAACTTCGACTTTGCATCAAAACCGCTCGACGAGCCGCTGACATCGGAAGACCTCAAGAGCATGCAGGGCATTTTGGGCATTCGCGACGGCGTGCTCAAGACCTCGGGCAAGTCGAATCCCAGCGCGCGCGATTTCGTGACCTTCTCCGGCCGTGGCCAAGTACATGACGCGATCGTCGGCGGCCCGAAGGAGGTCGCGGATAGGCTCGAAGAGATGTTCGTCGAGCGCGGCTGCGACGGCTTTGTCATCGCGGCGACCATCGTGCCGGGCTCGTATTCCGATTTCGTGCAACACGTCGTGCCGGAACTGCAGCGTCGCGGCCTGTTTCACAAGGACTATGCCGGCAAGACCTTGCGCGAAAATCTCGGCCTGACGCGGCCCACCGCCGGTGCCTGGAAATCCACGCCGCGGGTCGCAGCCGAATAG
- the wrbA gene encoding NAD(P)H:quinone oxidoreductase, with protein MAKVLVLYYSAYGHIEAMANAVAAGAREAGATVDIKRVPELVPAEVAKASHYKLDQAAPIAKIEDLANYDAIIVGTGTRFGRMASQMANFLDQAGGLWAKGALHGKVGGAFTSTATQHGGQETTLFSVITNLLHFGMTIVGLNYGFAGQMKLDEVTGGSPYGATTITGGDGSRQPSENELAGARYQGRVIAETASKLHG; from the coding sequence ATGGCCAAAGTTCTCGTGCTCTATTACTCCGCCTACGGTCACATCGAAGCGATGGCGAATGCCGTTGCCGCGGGCGCGCGCGAAGCCGGCGCGACCGTCGATATCAAGCGCGTGCCGGAACTGGTGCCCGCCGAGGTCGCCAAGGCGTCGCATTACAAGCTCGACCAGGCCGCGCCGATCGCCAAGATCGAGGATCTCGCAAACTACGACGCGATCATCGTCGGCACCGGCACCCGCTTCGGCCGCATGGCGTCGCAGATGGCGAACTTCCTCGACCAGGCCGGCGGGCTGTGGGCCAAGGGCGCGCTGCACGGCAAGGTCGGCGGCGCCTTCACGTCCACCGCGACCCAGCACGGCGGACAGGAAACCACGCTGTTCTCCGTGATCACCAACCTGCTGCATTTCGGCATGACCATCGTCGGCCTCAACTATGGCTTCGCCGGCCAGATGAAGCTCGACGAAGTCACCGGCGGCTCGCCCTACGGCGCCACCACGATCACCGGCGGCGACGGCAGCCGCCAGCCGAGCGAGAATGAACTCGCCGGCGCGCGCTACCAGGGACGCGTGATCGCGGAAACCGCCAGCAAGCTGCATGGCTAA
- a CDS encoding GAF domain-containing protein, translating to MTTDIARTFAALNATNEAILYAKSPDELYAKVCEAAFSVGDFLAVAVFLLDPETNLLRFAAGFGDDVPRLRSIDISIVAGKPEGSGVAGEAFRSRKICVSNDFLNDPRSLPWRDGARAGQIGAAAALPLIRNGESVGVLLVSRREPHSIDEQIVAMLDRVSANISFALDNFEHEAARKNGERVMRRLNLMFGAISATNEAILRAKTEQDLFQWVCDAAVHSGKSAATVVLMAQPDSIWLKPVAGTGVIVEQIIRAPFSIDAKNAYGAGVCGKAFRTQRPAVNTDILNSSQGQPWYQTARETGVSACVAVPLIMAGESIGVLMFFVGRSWAEDEEIVALMARIGDNVSFALENFERAGEKARADAQKERLGRMLAALSATNEAIVRATSRTEMFELVCEAAATGGRFNSTSILLARPDSDYTDMVAVAGPTADNMRRVRISINADHPEGRGLCGNALRACQARISNDMRADSRGSAFHQFIHSDGAMSGAAFPLMVAGRAVGVMFFVSSEKNTFTPEFAELLQRLTDNVSFAIATFDRADEKVRSEIQKERLTRMFAALSATNEAIMRAKSRDELFDMVCEATVNGGRFTSATIALSDPASDLLRIVAAAGPSAEATRHVRLSVDESRPEGRGLSGTAFRTRRACIANDYVADQRVTAFQGVVGTYGAQSGAAFPMLVRGAPVGVMIYMSLDKHTFTPEFSELLQRLADNVAFALENFDRADDKARTEVQKDRLTRMLAALSDTNEAIVRATSRSELFDLVCEAAANGGRFTLTSVALRKADSDYLDVVAAAGPTGPSARLATISVDEMRPEGRGLCGQAMRSRRPCIMNDYLADPNAEAFHHRARIDGTNSGASFPLLVQGEVVGAMSFMSLEKDTFTPEFAELLQRLVDNVSFALENFDRVDEKARADERIEYLASHDSLTDLPNREMFNGVLRRAIDAAARYQRQFALLFIDLDRFKVINDSLGHDAGDMLLVEIGGRLRRSLRASDVVARLGGDEFVVILEEAAERHEVERIAGELLSVLSQPLLLSGHECHTTASIGIAMYPSDGADIQTLTKNADMAMYLAKEDGKNGFRFFTKEIKTQSIERLTLETALRRALERGQFSLNYQPKIDMTSRQITGVEALLRWNHPDLGAVSPGQFIPLAEETGLIVPIGRWVLKEACAQNMAWHRLGLRSGTMAVNLSPRQFADPHLLQDVDEALAASGMSPVLLQLEVTESMVMRNVARAIKILDAIQDRGIRLAIDDFGTGYSSMSLMKQFPIDTIKIDRSFIRDLPVDSEDQAIAQAIISMGKALGMTVIAEGVETPEQEAFLRNHACDEMQGFLFSRPLPATQMADLLRAESPVVAPPLQPDVGSRLKGAVV from the coding sequence GTGACGACCGACATCGCGCGTACATTCGCGGCGTTGAATGCGACCAACGAGGCGATTCTGTACGCCAAATCGCCCGATGAGTTGTACGCGAAGGTGTGCGAAGCCGCATTCTCGGTCGGCGACTTCCTTGCCGTGGCAGTGTTCCTGCTCGATCCCGAAACTAATCTGCTGCGCTTCGCCGCCGGCTTTGGCGATGATGTTCCGCGACTGCGCAGCATCGACATCTCGATCGTGGCCGGCAAGCCGGAGGGGTCCGGGGTTGCCGGGGAAGCGTTCCGCAGCCGCAAGATATGCGTCAGCAACGACTTCCTGAATGATCCGCGCTCGCTGCCCTGGCGTGACGGGGCCAGAGCCGGGCAGATCGGTGCGGCAGCGGCGCTGCCGCTGATCCGAAATGGCGAGAGTGTCGGCGTGCTGCTGGTTTCACGGCGTGAACCGCATTCGATCGACGAGCAGATCGTCGCGATGCTCGATCGCGTTTCCGCCAACATTTCGTTCGCGCTTGACAATTTCGAGCATGAGGCGGCGCGCAAGAACGGCGAGCGCGTGATGCGGCGTCTGAACCTGATGTTCGGAGCCATCAGCGCGACGAATGAAGCCATTCTACGCGCCAAGACCGAACAAGATCTCTTTCAGTGGGTCTGCGATGCGGCAGTTCACAGCGGCAAGTCCGCGGCTACCGTGGTGTTGATGGCGCAGCCGGATTCAATCTGGTTGAAGCCTGTCGCCGGGACCGGCGTGATCGTGGAACAGATTATTCGCGCGCCGTTCTCGATCGATGCGAAAAATGCATATGGTGCAGGCGTCTGCGGCAAGGCCTTCCGGACACAGCGGCCAGCCGTCAACACCGATATTCTCAACTCGAGCCAGGGGCAGCCCTGGTATCAAACCGCGCGTGAGACGGGCGTCAGCGCCTGTGTCGCGGTTCCGCTGATCATGGCCGGTGAGAGCATCGGGGTGCTGATGTTCTTTGTCGGTAGATCGTGGGCGGAGGACGAAGAGATCGTCGCGCTGATGGCGCGGATCGGCGATAACGTCTCGTTCGCGCTGGAGAATTTCGAGCGCGCCGGCGAGAAGGCGCGGGCGGACGCCCAGAAGGAGCGTCTGGGGCGCATGCTGGCGGCGCTCAGCGCGACCAACGAGGCGATCGTTCGCGCGACGTCGCGGACGGAAATGTTCGAACTGGTATGCGAGGCTGCCGCGACCGGCGGTCGGTTCAACTCGACCAGCATCTTGTTGGCGCGCCCGGACAGCGACTATACCGACATGGTGGCCGTGGCGGGACCGACGGCCGACAACATGCGACGGGTCAGGATTTCGATCAACGCGGATCATCCGGAAGGGCGCGGGCTGTGCGGCAACGCGTTGCGCGCCTGCCAGGCCCGCATCTCCAACGACATGCGCGCCGACAGCCGTGGGTCGGCGTTTCATCAGTTCATCCACAGCGACGGCGCGATGTCGGGCGCGGCGTTCCCGCTGATGGTGGCCGGCCGGGCGGTCGGCGTGATGTTCTTCGTTTCTTCAGAGAAGAATACGTTCACGCCTGAATTCGCGGAGCTGCTGCAGCGGCTCACCGACAACGTGTCGTTTGCGATCGCCACCTTCGATCGAGCGGACGAAAAAGTGAGGAGCGAAATTCAGAAGGAGCGCCTGACGCGGATGTTCGCTGCCCTCAGCGCGACCAACGAAGCCATCATGCGGGCCAAATCCCGCGACGAATTATTCGACATGGTGTGCGAGGCGACGGTGAACGGGGGCCGGTTCACCTCGGCGACCATCGCACTGTCCGATCCCGCCAGCGACCTGCTCAGGATCGTGGCCGCGGCAGGTCCGTCTGCCGAGGCGACGCGTCACGTCAGGCTGTCGGTGGACGAAAGCCGTCCGGAGGGCCGTGGACTGAGCGGCACTGCGTTTCGTACCCGGCGTGCCTGTATCGCAAACGATTATGTTGCCGACCAGCGCGTGACTGCATTTCAGGGCGTCGTCGGTACCTACGGCGCGCAGTCGGGCGCTGCCTTTCCGATGCTGGTTCGCGGCGCGCCGGTCGGCGTCATGATCTATATGTCGCTCGACAAGCACACCTTCACACCGGAGTTTTCGGAACTGCTGCAACGCCTGGCCGACAACGTGGCATTCGCGCTGGAAAACTTCGACCGTGCCGACGACAAGGCGCGTACCGAGGTCCAGAAGGACCGCCTGACCCGGATGCTCGCGGCGTTAAGTGACACCAACGAAGCGATCGTCCGCGCGACCTCACGGTCGGAATTGTTCGATCTTGTATGCGAAGCGGCGGCCAACGGCGGCCGCTTCACTCTGACCTCCGTCGCGTTGAGAAAGGCCGACAGCGACTATCTGGACGTCGTGGCGGCGGCCGGTCCGACCGGTCCGAGCGCACGGCTGGCGACGATATCGGTCGATGAGATGCGGCCCGAGGGGCGCGGGCTGTGCGGGCAGGCGATGCGGTCGCGGCGGCCCTGCATCATGAACGACTACCTTGCCGATCCCAATGCCGAGGCCTTTCACCATCGGGCACGGATCGACGGCACCAATTCCGGCGCGTCATTCCCTTTGCTGGTGCAAGGCGAGGTGGTCGGCGCGATGTCGTTCATGTCGCTTGAAAAAGACACGTTCACGCCCGAATTTGCCGAGCTGCTGCAGCGGCTGGTCGACAACGTATCTTTTGCACTGGAGAATTTCGACCGCGTCGATGAAAAGGCCAGGGCCGACGAACGCATCGAATACCTGGCGTCGCATGACAGCCTGACCGACCTTCCGAACCGGGAAATGTTCAACGGCGTGTTGCGCCGCGCGATCGATGCCGCCGCGCGCTACCAGCGGCAGTTTGCCCTGCTGTTCATCGATCTCGACAGGTTCAAGGTCATCAACGACTCGCTGGGGCACGACGCCGGCGACATGTTGCTGGTGGAGATCGGCGGCAGACTGCGCCGATCGCTACGTGCGAGCGATGTCGTGGCACGGCTCGGCGGCGACGAGTTCGTGGTGATCCTGGAAGAGGCGGCGGAGCGTCACGAAGTCGAGCGTATTGCCGGCGAACTGCTTTCGGTATTGAGCCAACCCTTGCTGCTCAGCGGACACGAGTGCCACACCACGGCATCGATCGGAATCGCGATGTATCCGTCCGACGGCGCCGACATACAGACCCTGACCAAGAACGCCGACATGGCGATGTATCTCGCCAAGGAGGACGGCAAGAACGGCTTCCGATTCTTCACCAAGGAAATCAAGACGCAGTCGATCGAGCGATTGACGCTGGAAACGGCGTTGCGTCGCGCGCTGGAGCGCGGCCAGTTTTCGCTAAACTATCAGCCCAAGATCGACATGACGAGCCGCCAGATCACCGGCGTCGAGGCGTTGCTGCGCTGGAATCACCCCGATCTCGGCGCCGTGTCGCCGGGGCAGTTCATCCCGCTTGCAGAGGAAACCGGCTTGATCGTTCCGATCGGGCGCTGGGTGCTCAAGGAAGCCTGCGCGCAGAACATGGCATGGCATCGGCTCGGCTTGCGGTCGGGGACGATGGCGGTGAACCTGTCGCCACGGCAATTCGCAGATCCGCATCTGCTGCAGGACGTCGACGAGGCGCTGGCAGCCAGCGGCATGTCGCCGGTGCTTTTACAGCTCGAAGTCACCGAGAGCATGGTGATGCGCAACGTCGCGCGCGCGATCAAGATACTGGATGCGATCCAGGATCGCGGCATTCGCCTTGCGATCGATGACTTCGGAACCGGCTATTCGTCGATGTCGCTGATGAAGCAGTTTCCGATCGATACGATCAAGATCGACCGCTCCTTCATCCGTGACCTGCCGGTCGACTCGGAAGACCAGGCCATCGCGCAGGCGATCATCAGCATGGGCAAGGCGCTCGGCATGACCGTCATCGCCGAGGGTGTCGAAACCCCCGAACAGGAGGCATTCCTCCGCAATCATGCCTGCGACGAGATGCAGGGCTTTCTGTTTTCCAGACCGCTGCCGGCAACGCAAATGGCCGACCTGCTTCGCGCGGAGTCGCCGGTCGTCGCGCCGCCGTTGCAGCCGGACGTCGGATCACGGCTGAAAGGCGCTGTCGTCTGA
- a CDS encoding Ldh family oxidoreductase gives MPIVQADRLTRIGAALLRAAGASQEEADAVAVGCVNANLAGHDSHGVIAIPTYIDRVKAGHIVPGAKWTVVQESPTTTVIDGHWGFGFHVNAKAMALTIEKAKTANVAACTVFRQSHVGRLAAYPLMAMRAGMIGIAAADSGRSPKHVAPFGGREARLGTNPISIAVPSDLEAPFYLDMATSAVAAGKIALSIARGEQIPQGWIIDAEGRHTTDPTEYRKGGALLPLGGTEGYKGSGLAAMVEVLCGLLTGLGFGVEPTGRHNDGCFMAVFNVAAFRPLKDFEKEVGEFARYLKSTPPSEGSPGVFYPGEVEHIREQQRRRDGITIEDATWDKLKALATDYKLAAELDLT, from the coding sequence ATGCCGATCGTCCAGGCCGACCGTCTCACGCGCATCGGCGCGGCGCTGCTCAGGGCCGCGGGCGCTTCCCAGGAAGAGGCCGACGCGGTCGCTGTCGGCTGCGTCAATGCCAATCTCGCCGGCCACGACTCGCACGGGGTGATCGCGATCCCGACCTATATCGATCGCGTCAAGGCCGGCCATATCGTACCGGGCGCGAAATGGACCGTCGTGCAGGAATCGCCGACCACCACCGTGATCGACGGCCATTGGGGCTTTGGCTTCCACGTCAACGCCAAGGCGATGGCGCTGACGATCGAAAAGGCGAAGACCGCCAACGTCGCCGCCTGCACCGTGTTCCGCCAGAGCCATGTCGGGCGGCTCGCCGCCTATCCACTGATGGCGATGCGGGCCGGCATGATCGGCATCGCCGCGGCCGATTCCGGCCGCTCGCCGAAACACGTCGCGCCGTTCGGCGGCCGCGAGGCAAGGCTCGGCACCAACCCGATCTCGATCGCGGTGCCGTCCGATCTCGAAGCGCCGTTCTACCTCGACATGGCAACGTCCGCCGTCGCGGCCGGCAAGATCGCGCTGTCGATCGCGCGCGGCGAACAGATTCCGCAGGGCTGGATCATCGATGCCGAGGGCCGGCACACCACCGATCCCACGGAGTATCGCAAGGGCGGAGCGCTGCTGCCGCTCGGCGGCACCGAGGGCTACAAGGGAAGCGGCCTCGCCGCGATGGTCGAAGTGCTGTGCGGCCTGCTCACCGGGCTCGGCTTTGGCGTCGAGCCGACCGGCCGCCACAACGACGGATGCTTCATGGCGGTCTTCAATGTCGCCGCCTTCCGTCCGCTGAAGGATTTCGAGAAGGAGGTCGGCGAGTTCGCGCGCTATCTGAAATCGACGCCGCCGTCCGAGGGCTCTCCGGGCGTGTTCTATCCCGGCGAGGTCGAACATATCCGCGAGCAGCAGCGCCGTCGCGACGGCATCACGATCGAGGACGCGACGTGGGACAAGCTGAAAGCGCTGGCGACCGACTACAAGCTGGCCGCCGAACTCGACCTGACATGA
- a CDS encoding 3-keto-disaccharide hydrolase, which translates to MKRLSILAAGLLVGAAAVQFSGPASGQSDGWITLVDDKKMGDWTEVGKANWAMKDGALVADKITEGKDPSYLVSKESYKDFQIKAEFWADDDANSGIFIRCDQSAKIDAKICYEVNIFDKRPDPTYGTGAIVDIAKVDPMPKAGGKWNTYEITAKGPQLVVVLNGQKTVDVQDSKHASGPFALQYGSGVIKWRKVQIKPL; encoded by the coding sequence ATGAAGCGCCTATCGATACTTGCCGCCGGCCTGTTGGTCGGCGCCGCCGCGGTTCAATTTTCCGGCCCGGCGTCCGGCCAGAGCGATGGCTGGATCACGCTCGTCGATGACAAGAAGATGGGCGACTGGACCGAGGTCGGCAAGGCGAATTGGGCGATGAAGGACGGCGCGCTGGTCGCCGACAAGATCACCGAGGGCAAAGACCCCTCCTATCTCGTCAGCAAGGAGTCCTACAAGGATTTCCAGATCAAGGCCGAGTTCTGGGCCGACGATGACGCCAACAGCGGCATCTTCATCCGCTGCGATCAATCGGCAAAGATCGACGCCAAGATCTGCTACGAGGTCAACATCTTCGACAAGCGGCCCGATCCGACCTACGGCACCGGCGCCATCGTCGATATCGCGAAGGTCGATCCGATGCCGAAGGCGGGCGGCAAATGGAACACCTACGAAATCACGGCCAAGGGCCCTCAGCTCGTCGTGGTGCTGAACGGTCAGAAAACCGTCGATGTCCAGGATTCAAAACACGCCAGCGGCCCGTTCGCGCTGCAATACGGGTCTGGCGTGATCAAGTGGCGCAAGGTGCAGATCAAGCCCCTATAA
- a CDS encoding DUF2171 domain-containing protein, whose product MASASDIREHMDVISSDKKTVGKVDHMEGADQIKLTKQSSPDGQHHHFIPLSWVDHVDQHVHLNKSGADVTSHWQHGQ is encoded by the coding sequence ATGGCTTCTGCTTCAGATATCCGGGAACACATGGACGTCATCTCGTCGGACAAAAAGACGGTCGGCAAAGTCGACCACATGGAAGGCGCCGACCAAATCAAGCTGACCAAACAAAGTTCGCCCGACGGTCAGCATCATCATTTCATTCCACTGTCGTGGGTCGACCACGTCGATCAGCATGTCCATTTGAACAAGTCGGGCGCCGACGTGACTTCGCACTGGCAGCACGGCCAGTAG
- a CDS encoding pirin family protein has product MIELRPFNKLGGADHGWLKAKHHFSFGSHYDPDNMGHGSLRVWNDDEIAPNTGFPAHPHANMEIITYVREGAITHQDSLGNKGRTEAGDVQVMSAGSGIRHSEYNLEPSKTKIFQIWIEPTTKGGQPTWGAKPFPKSDRSGKLVTIASGIEGDTDALPIRADARVLATTLRAGESAEYDASKARHLYLVPAAGSVEVNGVRVNARDGAAIRNEAKLTITALEDSELVLVDAA; this is encoded by the coding sequence ATGATCGAACTCAGACCATTCAACAAACTGGGCGGCGCTGACCACGGCTGGCTGAAGGCAAAACATCACTTCTCGTTCGGCAGCCACTACGATCCTGACAACATGGGGCACGGCAGCTTACGGGTGTGGAACGATGACGAGATCGCTCCGAACACCGGCTTCCCCGCGCATCCCCACGCCAACATGGAGATCATCACCTATGTCCGCGAAGGCGCGATCACGCACCAGGACTCGCTCGGCAACAAGGGCCGCACCGAGGCCGGCGACGTGCAGGTGATGAGTGCCGGCAGCGGCATCCGTCACTCCGAGTACAATCTGGAACCGTCGAAGACAAAAATCTTCCAGATCTGGATCGAGCCGACGACGAAAGGCGGCCAGCCGACCTGGGGCGCCAAACCGTTTCCGAAGTCGGACCGCTCCGGCAAGCTCGTCACCATCGCCAGCGGGATCGAAGGCGACACGGATGCATTGCCGATCCGGGCCGATGCGCGGGTGCTCGCCACCACGCTGAGGGCTGGCGAGAGCGCAGAATACGACGCGAGCAAGGCGCGTCACCTCTATCTGGTGCCGGCGGCCGGCAGCGTCGAAGTCAACGGCGTGCGCGTCAACGCCCGCGATGGCGCAGCGATCCGCAACGAGGCGAAGCTGACGATCACCGCACTGGAGGATTCCGAACTGGTGCTGGTCGACGCGGCGTAG
- a CDS encoding IS110 family RNA-guided transposase produces the protein MQASTAVTPTADHIGTIFVSIELSQKTWLVTLHSPVRDRISRHKLEGGNQVELLALIEKIRARAAEKLGSVPRVVSCYEAGYDGFWLHRLLLTAGITNYVFDPASIAVDQRSRRAKTDRIDGELMLRTLMAYLRGEPRVVRIVRVPSVEAEDARRASRERDRLVKEQTAHTNRIKALMRLSGMAVGNPRRRDWLSFLEQQRDWEGQPLPPHSLAEVKREHARLTMVREQIAALEQVQTAQACPVPPPMAERRSSLQRLKALGPAFTATLVNELFYKDFRNRREVASYCGLVPSPWKSGGIDREQGISKAGNPRARNKAIELAWLWLRHQSDSALSRWFRTRTANAGKRAKRVAIVALARKLIVALWRYLTTGLIPEQAIMKA, from the coding sequence ATGCAAGCATCGACCGCAGTCACGCCCACCGCGGACCATATTGGCACAATTTTCGTTTCGATCGAACTAAGTCAGAAGACCTGGCTGGTGACGCTGCACAGCCCGGTTCGTGACCGGATCTCCCGCCACAAGCTCGAGGGAGGCAATCAGGTCGAGTTGCTTGCCCTGATCGAGAAGATCAGGGCGCGGGCGGCCGAGAAGCTGGGGTCTGTGCCGCGCGTCGTGAGCTGCTACGAGGCCGGCTATGATGGCTTTTGGCTGCACCGGCTGCTGCTGACGGCAGGCATCACGAACTACGTCTTTGATCCCGCCAGCATTGCCGTGGACCAGCGGTCGCGGCGGGCGAAGACGGACCGGATCGACGGCGAGTTGATGCTGCGGACCTTGATGGCCTATCTGCGGGGCGAGCCACGGGTGGTCCGCATCGTCCGCGTCCCGAGCGTGGAAGCCGAGGATGCCCGGCGTGCGAGCCGGGAGCGGGATCGTCTGGTCAAGGAACAGACGGCCCATACCAACCGGATCAAGGCGCTGATGCGTCTGTCGGGCATGGCGGTCGGCAACCCGCGCCGACGGGACTGGCTCAGCTTTCTGGAGCAGCAGCGGGATTGGGAGGGGCAGCCGTTGCCGCCTCATTCGTTGGCCGAAGTGAAGCGCGAACACGCGCGCCTGACCATGGTACGCGAGCAGATTGCGGCGTTGGAACAGGTACAGACTGCACAGGCCTGTCCCGTTCCTCCTCCGATGGCGGAGCGGCGATCAAGCCTGCAGCGGCTCAAGGCGCTCGGCCCGGCCTTCACCGCGACGCTGGTGAACGAACTGTTCTACAAGGACTTCCGCAACCGGCGCGAGGTCGCCAGCTACTGCGGATTGGTGCCGAGCCCCTGGAAGAGCGGCGGCATCGACCGCGAGCAAGGCATCAGCAAGGCTGGCAACCCGCGGGCGCGCAACAAGGCGATCGAGCTGGCCTGGCTGTGGCTTCGCCATCAGTCGGACAGCGCGCTCAGCCGCTGGTTCCGCACCCGCACCGCCAATGCCGGCAAGCGCGCCAAACGCGTCGCCATCGTCGCCCTGGCGCGCAAGCTGATCGTGGCGCTGTGGCGCTACCTCACCACGGGCCTCATTCCGGAGCAGGCAATCATGAAGGCATAA
- the galE gene encoding UDP-glucose 4-epimerase GalE, protein MSRRPGILVTGGAGYIGSHCARALDAAGYRPVVYDNLSTGHRGFATGALVVGDIADKATLTRTFAEHDIAAVMHFAASSLVGESMTDPQKYYINNLAGTLTLLETMREAGCPRLVFSSTGAVYGNADSKALPENYPCAPINPYGSSKWMIERVLADYRSAYGFGSFALRYFNAAGADPAGGIGELREVETHLIPRAMMALQGHVPDFAVFGDDYDTPDGTAIRDYIHVTDLAAAHVLAIKLLLEGHAGGAFNLGTGQGFSVREILAAIAAETGREVPHVVKPRRAGDPTYLVADPSAARATLNFQPGHSDLATIIRTAWAWHSKAHPLKTGAPS, encoded by the coding sequence ATGAGCCGCCGCCCAGGCATTCTCGTTACCGGCGGTGCCGGCTATATCGGCTCGCACTGCGCCCGGGCGCTGGATGCCGCAGGCTACCGGCCTGTCGTTTACGACAACCTTTCAACCGGCCATCGCGGCTTCGCCACGGGCGCGCTCGTGGTCGGCGACATCGCCGACAAGGCGACGCTGACGCGGACCTTTGCCGAGCACGACATCGCCGCCGTCATGCATTTCGCCGCATCGAGCCTGGTCGGCGAGTCCATGACCGATCCGCAGAAATACTACATCAACAACCTCGCTGGAACGCTGACGCTTCTGGAGACCATGCGCGAAGCCGGCTGCCCCCGCCTGGTGTTCTCGTCGACCGGCGCGGTCTATGGCAACGCCGACAGCAAGGCGCTGCCGGAGAATTATCCGTGCGCGCCGATCAATCCCTATGGCAGCTCGAAATGGATGATCGAGCGCGTGCTGGCGGATTATCGTTCGGCCTATGGTTTCGGCTCTTTTGCGCTGCGCTACTTCAACGCCGCCGGGGCCGATCCTGCCGGCGGCATCGGCGAACTGCGCGAGGTCGAAACCCATCTCATTCCGCGCGCCATGATGGCGCTGCAGGGGCATGTGCCTGACTTCGCCGTGTTCGGCGACGATTACGACACGCCCGATGGCACCGCGATCCGCGACTACATCCACGTCACCGATCTCGCGGCAGCCCACGTGCTGGCGATCAAGCTGCTGCTGGAAGGGCATGCCGGCGGCGCGTTCAATCTCGGCACCGGCCAAGGCTTTTCGGTGCGCGAAATCCTCGCGGCGATCGCGGCCGAGACCGGCCGCGAGGTCCCGCATGTCGTCAAGCCGCGGAGAGCGGGCGATCCGACCTATTTGGTCGCCGATCCCTCCGCCGCCCGTGCGACGTTGAACTTCCAGCCCGGCCATTCAGACCTGGCCACGATCATCCGCACCGCCTGGGCCTGGCACAGCAAGGCCCACCCGCTGAAGACGGGTGCGCCCTCGTAA